A DNA window from Deltaproteobacteria bacterium contains the following coding sequences:
- a CDS encoding DUF2867 domain-containing protein, whose amino-acid sequence MKSKDILVTGSTGYIGGRLVPRLLEAGYRVRALGRSASKLKCRPWASHPNATIVVGDVLDRDSLRDAAGGCGAVYYLVHSMVRGTKDFSASDRIAAKNMVAAAEAGGVERIIYLGGLGDERAGLSPHLRSRLEVAHILQSGLVPTTFLRAAVVLGSGGASFEIMRYLVDRLPVMITPKWLGTPFQPIAVRNVLRYLEGCLEHPETAGQTYDIGGPEILTYRQLIGIYTEEAGLRKRVIIPVPLFSISLSSYWIHLVTPVHASLARPLAESLRNRMVCGENRIRSIIPQELLTPRQAVRLALDRIRQDQVETCWMDAGHLNPHEWVQCGDAPYAGGAALRCAYRMRIEAAPEEVWSEISGLGGDTGWHYANHLYTLGRWMDILLGGQGRGRVRRHSKALFTGDVMDFWRVLETDPPHRLLLYGEMNTPGESVLEFRITPHPDGGIELQQIGRFRPKGLAGLAYWFSLYHIHQRMFRGTLRGIARRLGRPVISGPEAFEPTAEYSSRTSPPGESGNGRPVVSFVGRGPRPWPEWRERRGTPPRE is encoded by the coding sequence ATGAAATCGAAAGATATTCTGGTTACCGGCTCGACGGGGTACATCGGAGGACGGCTTGTTCCCAGGCTTCTCGAGGCGGGATATCGGGTTCGAGCGTTGGGTCGATCCGCGTCGAAGTTGAAATGCCGGCCCTGGGCTTCTCACCCCAATGCAACCATTGTGGTGGGAGACGTCCTGGATAGAGATTCTCTTCGCGATGCGGCCGGCGGCTGTGGAGCCGTATATTATCTGGTCCATTCCATGGTTCGAGGAACCAAGGATTTCTCGGCATCGGATCGGATCGCGGCAAAAAACATGGTGGCGGCCGCAGAAGCGGGCGGGGTCGAACGCATCATCTATCTGGGGGGACTGGGCGATGAACGGGCCGGGTTGAGTCCGCACCTCAGATCGCGTCTGGAGGTAGCCCACATTCTCCAATCCGGCCTGGTCCCTACCACGTTCCTTCGGGCCGCGGTCGTTCTCGGCTCCGGTGGAGCGTCCTTTGAAATCATGCGCTACCTTGTGGACCGGCTGCCGGTCATGATCACTCCGAAATGGCTGGGCACGCCCTTCCAGCCTATAGCCGTTCGAAACGTGCTCCGTTATCTTGAAGGCTGCCTCGAACATCCTGAGACTGCGGGCCAAACGTACGACATCGGTGGTCCCGAAATCCTGACGTACAGGCAACTGATCGGGATCTACACGGAAGAGGCGGGATTGCGAAAGCGTGTCATCATCCCCGTTCCGCTATTCAGCATCAGTCTGAGCTCGTATTGGATCCATCTCGTCACGCCTGTACACGCCTCACTGGCAAGACCTCTGGCCGAAAGCCTGCGTAATCGAATGGTATGCGGTGAAAACCGCATACGTTCTATTATACCCCAAGAACTCCTCACCCCCCGGCAGGCCGTACGACTGGCGCTGGATCGCATTCGGCAGGACCAGGTGGAAACGTGCTGGATGGACGCCGGACATCTGAATCCTCACGAATGGGTGCAATGCGGGGACGCGCCCTACGCCGGGGGCGCCGCGCTGCGATGCGCCTACCGGATGCGGATCGAAGCCGCACCCGAGGAAGTCTGGTCCGAGATCAGCGGACTGGGTGGGGATACGGGCTGGCACTATGCGAACCATTTGTACACCCTCGGAAGGTGGATGGACATACTCCTGGGAGGCCAGGGAAGAGGACGCGTCCGCCGTCATTCGAAGGCCCTGTTTACCGGCGACGTAATGGACTTCTGGCGCGTGTTGGAAACGGATCCTCCGCATCGACTGCTGCTTTACGGTGAAATGAACACGCCGGGTGAATCCGTGCTGGAATTCCGCATCACCCCTCACCCGGACGGCGGGATCGAGCTGCAGCAGATCGGACGCTTTCGCCCCAAGGGCTTGGCCGGTCTGGCTTATTGGTTCAGCCTCTACCACATCCACCAGCGCATGTTCAGAGGAACCTTGAGGGGCATAGCTCGTCGCCTGGGCCGGCCCGTCATTTCAGGCCCGGAAGCTTTCGAACCTACGGCGGAGTATTCGTCCCGGACTTCGCCTCCGGGGGAATCCGGTAACGGCAGGCCTGTTGTCTCCTTCGTGGGGCGAGGACCTCGGCCGTGGCCAGAATGGAGAGAACGCCGAGGAACACCCCCACGCGAGTGA
- a CDS encoding transketolase — MNAKYLEPRHLRELIVEQCKLSNVGHIGSALSVVEIMSVLYSHILRIKSFADNDRDRFILSKGHAAITLYAILYMIGSISIDELRRYCSDESMLGVHPDHVLESIDFSTGSLGHGLSYGVGSALAARLQGSSRRAFVLISDAECNEGSVWEAALFAAHHKLSNLITIVDYNGQQAFGYTDEVLSLMPICDKWRAFGWRVEEVDGHSTEELIHCFERIEEIQDRPKIIIAHTISGKGVSYMEGLIKWHYWPMSDNEFDIAKKELAFFE, encoded by the coding sequence ATGAATGCAAAATACTTAGAGCCTCGCCATTTACGGGAATTGATTGTTGAACAATGCAAGCTATCTAATGTTGGGCACATAGGGTCTGCATTGTCGGTTGTAGAAATTATGAGTGTCCTCTATAGCCACATATTGCGGATCAAATCGTTTGCAGACAACGATCGAGATCGGTTCATTCTTTCTAAAGGTCATGCGGCCATAACATTGTATGCTATTCTCTATATGATAGGGTCTATTTCGATAGATGAGTTGAGAAGATACTGCAGCGACGAAAGCATGCTTGGCGTTCACCCGGACCATGTACTGGAATCGATCGACTTTTCAACCGGATCCCTGGGGCACGGCTTGAGCTATGGTGTAGGATCCGCCTTGGCCGCCAGGCTGCAAGGGTCGTCGCGCCGCGCTTTTGTTCTTATCAGTGACGCCGAATGCAACGAAGGATCGGTATGGGAAGCAGCGCTGTTTGCTGCGCACCATAAGCTTTCGAATTTGATAACCATCGTTGACTATAACGGTCAGCAGGCTTTCGGTTATACGGACGAGGTGCTGTCCTTAATGCCGATATGCGACAAATGGAGAGCATTTGGGTGGCGCGTCGAGGAAGTCGACGGTCACAGCACCGAGGAATTGATTCATTGTTTTGAGCGCATCGAGGAGATTCAAGACAGACCCAAGATCATTATAGCGCATACGATCTCCGGCAAGGGGGTTTCGTACATGGAAGGGCTGATAAAGTGGCACTATTGGCCCATGTCCGACAATGAATTCGATATCGCCAAGAAAGAACTGGCGTTCTTTGAATGA
- a CDS encoding rhodanese-like domain-containing protein produces the protein MKKWTSFLLALAAVLITVALVWYVRRPLAPKQATWDDVLAEAEAGGYRIISTEDLADRYRKETTGLMLVDTRQEWEYRTGHIEGAVNFPMEPTWWARWRKANELKDFLGPDQDRALVFY, from the coding sequence ATGAAAAAATGGACATCATTTCTCCTGGCGCTTGCGGCCGTGCTGATAACGGTAGCTTTGGTTTGGTACGTGCGGCGTCCCCTCGCGCCGAAGCAGGCTACCTGGGATGACGTTCTGGCAGAGGCCGAAGCGGGCGGCTACCGCATCATCTCCACCGAAGATCTCGCCGACCGGTATAGGAAAGAGACTACCGGCCTGATGCTGGTGGATACGCGCCAGGAATGGGAATACCGCACCGGGCATATCGAGGGCGCTGTCAATTTTCCCATGGAACCCACTTGGTGGGCACGCTGGCGTAAGGCGAACGAACTCAAGGACTTTTTAGGGCCTGACCAGGATCGCGCTCTCGTGTTTTACTGA
- a CDS encoding thioredoxin family protein, giving the protein MAVSLGYKDVYRDPYGFPKWQEQGLPIKSSPAGLTAPADPSARPTAGRSLQGWAMLWTLLGIFAGGLALNLTPCVYPMIPITVSFFGGRTSQDKPGQIKLVLHGLCYVMGLATTNSTLGVVAALSGGLMGAMLQNPVVLALVAGVLILFATSLFGLWELRLPGALNRMAGKSHSGYFGSLFMGLTLGVVAAPCIGPFVLGLLAWVAGMGNPWLGFLIFFILSLGLGLPLFVLALFSGQLQRLPRAGGWMLWVRKLMGWVLVGMAAYFIRPVLPEVLKTGLPVAVALAAGLHLGWLDKNQASFRAFPWLKTIAGTACLVLATFWIAAWAMRGPGIAWQTYSEQILEESRVQEKPVIIDFYADWCTPCRELEEVTFHHLDVVRQAENDFTMIKVDVTKGGDPYHERLLKQYGVKGVPTIVFLDVRGNERIDLRLVDFLPPAPFLGRMLGAKEPASQQ; this is encoded by the coding sequence GTGGCCGTATCGCTTGGTTATAAGGATGTCTACCGCGACCCCTACGGTTTTCCGAAATGGCAGGAACAGGGACTACCCATAAAAAGCAGCCCAGCGGGACTGACGGCGCCCGCCGATCCGTCGGCCAGGCCGACGGCCGGCCGATCGCTTCAGGGCTGGGCCATGCTCTGGACCCTGCTCGGCATTTTCGCCGGCGGCCTGGCTCTAAACCTGACGCCTTGCGTCTACCCCATGATTCCAATCACGGTCTCGTTTTTCGGAGGGCGGACATCTCAGGATAAGCCCGGGCAGATCAAGCTGGTTTTGCATGGGCTCTGCTATGTCATGGGGCTGGCCACGACTAACTCGACCCTGGGCGTGGTGGCCGCGCTCAGCGGTGGTTTGATGGGCGCCATGCTGCAAAATCCGGTCGTACTTGCCCTTGTCGCCGGTGTTCTGATTCTGTTCGCCACCAGCCTCTTCGGACTCTGGGAGCTACGCCTGCCCGGCGCCTTGAACCGGATGGCCGGCAAATCCCACAGTGGTTACTTCGGTAGTCTGTTTATGGGGCTTACTCTGGGCGTCGTGGCCGCCCCCTGCATCGGCCCCTTCGTGCTGGGGCTGCTCGCTTGGGTGGCCGGCATGGGCAACCCCTGGCTTGGCTTTCTGATTTTTTTTATTCTCAGCCTGGGCTTGGGCCTACCTCTTTTTGTGCTGGCGCTCTTTTCCGGTCAGTTGCAGCGCCTGCCGCGGGCCGGGGGATGGATGCTGTGGGTGCGCAAACTGATGGGCTGGGTTCTGGTAGGCATGGCGGCCTACTTCATCCGGCCGGTCCTGCCCGAAGTTTTGAAGACCGGCCTGCCGGTCGCTGTGGCCCTGGCTGCCGGCCTACACTTGGGGTGGCTCGATAAAAACCAGGCGAGCTTTAGAGCTTTCCCGTGGCTGAAAACCATTGCGGGCACGGCCTGTCTCGTCCTCGCGACCTTCTGGATAGCCGCCTGGGCCATGCGGGGGCCGGGGATCGCTTGGCAGACCTATTCGGAGCAGATTCTTGAGGAGTCAAGAGTTCAAGAGAAGCCGGTGATCATCGATTTCTATGCCGACTGGTGCACGCCATGCCGGGAACTCGAAGAGGTGACTTTTCACCACCTCGATGTGGTCCGGCAGGCGGAAAACGATTTTACCATGATCAAAGTGGATGTGACCAAGGGCGGCGATCCATATCACGAACGATTGTTGAAGCAATACGGCGTCAAAGGAGTGCCCACTATTGTGTTTTTGGATGTCCGGGGAAATGAACGCATCGATCTGCGCCTGGTGGATTTTCTGCCGCCCGCTCCATTCCTGGGTCGTATGCTAGGTGCGAAGGAACCCGCGTCCCAGCAATAG
- the selB gene encoding selenocysteine-specific translation elongation factor — protein MKHIILGTAGHIDHGKTALIKELTGTDTDRLKEEKLRGITIELGFASLTLPSGQSLGIIDVPGHERFVKNMVAGASTIDIVALVIAADEGVMPQTREHLEICQLLQVKMGLVVLTKIDMVDKDWLELVTEDVRDFLQGTFLEDAPIMPVSSITREGYDRLVDELDRLSAATKEKTRVGVYRLPIDRVFTMKGFGTVVTGTSVSGTISLGDPITIYPEGVETKIRGLQVHSQEVEQASAGLRTAINLQGVEKEAIFRGDVLASADSLVVTKRVDVYLSLLKSMPRPLKNRTRMRFHTGTAEILAEVTLLDRDEARPGDTIYAQLHLESPTAILPHDRYVVRSYSPVHTIGGGEILAVSPPKHKRGRQDVLARLEIFKQGAPAEFVSALIEQGGIAGLSRSDLARMTPFTRNVLDASLQQLQSDRTVLQFTKEPPSYVHAKVFNEMRTKVVELLEQYHQRYPLRVGMNKEELRSQLPYADVKLFNFLLAALTKEGAIRGEQEEVHLSSHKVLLKEEEQEFRRKLEDTYLKAGLTPPYFKDLQDKIPADVMKEVLSHLLAAKVLIKVKEGLYFHQKPLAELQDKLVEYLQTHGEMSTPEFKDMTGVSRKYTIPLFEYFDSQQVTMRVGEKRVLRTRK, from the coding sequence ATGAAACACATTATTCTCGGCACCGCCGGGCACATCGACCACGGTAAGACCGCTCTGATCAAAGAGCTTACCGGCACGGACACCGACCGGCTCAAGGAGGAGAAACTTCGAGGCATTACCATCGAACTCGGTTTTGCCAGCCTTACTCTTCCCTCCGGCCAGAGCCTCGGCATCATAGATGTTCCCGGGCACGAGCGATTCGTAAAAAACATGGTCGCGGGAGCCTCGACCATAGACATTGTCGCTCTGGTCATAGCCGCCGATGAAGGGGTTATGCCTCAAACCAGAGAACATCTGGAAATATGCCAACTGCTTCAAGTAAAAATGGGTCTGGTCGTACTCACCAAGATCGACATGGTGGACAAGGACTGGCTGGAACTGGTGACGGAAGACGTGAGGGACTTTCTTCAGGGAACGTTTCTGGAAGACGCCCCCATCATGCCGGTCTCGTCCATAACACGAGAAGGGTACGACCGACTCGTCGATGAATTGGACAGGCTCTCCGCAGCCACGAAGGAAAAAACCCGCGTCGGCGTGTATCGACTTCCCATCGACCGCGTGTTCACCATGAAGGGATTCGGCACTGTGGTGACCGGCACCTCCGTCAGCGGCACCATCAGTCTGGGCGACCCGATTACCATCTATCCCGAAGGCGTCGAAACGAAGATCAGAGGCCTTCAGGTGCATAGCCAGGAAGTGGAGCAAGCCAGTGCGGGGCTGCGCACCGCAATTAACCTGCAGGGTGTTGAGAAGGAAGCCATTTTCCGGGGCGATGTTTTGGCTTCAGCGGATTCACTGGTGGTGACGAAACGCGTGGATGTCTATCTCAGCCTGCTAAAAAGCATGCCCCGCCCGCTGAAAAACCGAACCCGAATGCGGTTTCACACGGGCACTGCCGAAATCCTGGCGGAAGTGACGTTGTTGGATCGCGACGAAGCGCGACCCGGAGATACCATCTACGCCCAACTGCACCTGGAAAGTCCCACGGCCATCCTGCCTCACGACAGGTATGTGGTTCGATCCTATTCCCCCGTGCATACCATCGGTGGGGGGGAGATCCTCGCTGTTTCACCACCGAAACACAAACGGGGCCGTCAGGATGTTCTGGCACGGCTTGAAATCTTCAAACAGGGGGCGCCGGCCGAGTTCGTCTCGGCGCTGATCGAACAGGGCGGCATCGCAGGGCTTTCACGGAGCGATCTGGCTCGAATGACGCCGTTTACAAGGAATGTCCTGGACGCATCTCTCCAGCAGCTTCAGTCCGACCGGACGGTGCTGCAATTCACGAAAGAGCCTCCCAGCTATGTCCACGCGAAAGTCTTCAACGAAATGAGGACGAAGGTCGTTGAATTGCTGGAACAATATCACCAGCGTTATCCCCTGCGGGTCGGCATGAACAAAGAGGAACTCCGTTCCCAATTACCTTACGCCGACGTCAAGCTTTTCAATTTCTTGCTGGCGGCGCTGACCAAGGAAGGAGCCATCAGGGGGGAGCAGGAGGAAGTTCATCTTTCCAGCCATAAGGTGCTGCTGAAGGAAGAGGAACAGGAATTTCGACGGAAGCTCGAGGACACTTACCTGAAGGCAGGTTTGACGCCGCCGTACTTCAAAGACCTGCAGGACAAAATCCCAGCCGACGTGATGAAGGAGGTTCTTAGCCACCTGCTTGCGGCAAAAGTGCTGATCAAGGTGAAAGAGGGCCTGTATTTCCATCAGAAGCCGCTGGCGGAATTGCAGGACAAGCTGGTGGAATATCTGCAAACGCACGGAGAGATGTCTACCCCGGAGTTCAAGGACATGACCGGTGTGTCCCGAAAGTACACCATTCCTCTGTTCGAATATTTCGACAGCCAGCAGGTCACGATGAGAGTCGGCGAGAAGCGGGTATTGAGGACGAGAAAGTAG
- a CDS encoding 1-deoxy-D-xylulose-5-phosphate synthase gives MRRPFVQLLVSLAEKDRRLVLLSADVGYTVLETFAERHPDRFFNVGVAEQNMVGIATGMAEAGFIPFVYSMATFLTMRAFEFIRNGPVLHGLPVRMIGVGGGFEYGSAGVTHYGLEDVGILRTLPGIRIVTPGDHAQAVSSLETTWNLEGPTYYRLSKDDTTVVPGLDGRFMLGDAQVVRPGCDVIFIGMGPSVLEGLKAAEMLTQEHVQAAVMLLSCISPPPKERIIETLSQFNLGVVIEAHSVVGGAGSLVSEIVAEESIPCRIVRCGAGKIPPGLTGGKRFMEKLNGISADVLKDVVLSELGRKKGKKVSSETKT, from the coding sequence ATGAGACGGCCTTTCGTACAACTCCTGGTGTCTCTGGCGGAAAAGGACCGTAGACTTGTTCTTCTCTCCGCGGATGTCGGCTATACCGTGCTCGAGACGTTTGCGGAGCGCCATCCCGACCGTTTTTTTAACGTGGGCGTTGCCGAGCAGAACATGGTGGGTATTGCGACCGGAATGGCGGAAGCCGGGTTCATCCCGTTCGTTTACTCCATGGCAACCTTCCTGACGATGCGCGCTTTTGAATTCATCCGAAATGGCCCTGTTCTTCACGGCCTTCCGGTTCGGATGATAGGCGTTGGAGGAGGCTTCGAATACGGGAGCGCCGGGGTGACTCACTACGGGCTCGAGGATGTGGGAATCTTGCGGACTCTGCCGGGCATCAGGATAGTGACGCCCGGTGACCACGCCCAGGCCGTGTCCTCCCTGGAAACGACCTGGAATCTTGAGGGTCCGACGTATTACAGGCTGAGCAAGGATGACACCACGGTCGTCCCCGGATTGGACGGACGCTTTATGTTGGGGGATGCCCAGGTCGTCAGACCAGGCTGTGATGTCATCTTCATCGGCATGGGCCCGTCCGTGCTCGAGGGACTGAAGGCTGCCGAGATGTTGACGCAGGAACATGTCCAGGCGGCCGTTATGCTCCTTTCATGCATATCCCCGCCTCCGAAAGAGCGGATCATCGAGACGCTTTCTCAATTCAATCTTGGAGTCGTTATCGAGGCGCATAGCGTGGTGGGCGGGGCGGGTTCGCTGGTGTCCGAAATCGTTGCCGAGGAATCGATTCCGTGTAGGATTGTCCGGTGCGGGGCCGGAAAAATACCGCCCGGATTAACGGGCGGCAAACGTTTTATGGAGAAGCTGAACGGGATATCCGCTGATGT
- a CDS encoding lysoplasmalogenase, with the protein MWSLFILPAALVLLAGVLHFENTEHRVGLVAAKTSLSLLFIVTAILQPHPVPDYYHVLLFGLAFCLIGDVFLALPQKRMFLPGLVSFLIGHVCYILAFLYVAHINAFTYLGAIITFPVSAGIYLYLRPHLNSMNRPVLAYVIVISIMLCGAWSILGDSGILLMGRISIFIAAVCFYLSDVFVARDRFVKKEYFNRVVGLPTYYVAQFLLAFSVAWIEPTAMA; encoded by the coding sequence ATGTGGAGCCTGTTCATCCTGCCGGCAGCGCTCGTATTGCTCGCAGGCGTCCTTCATTTCGAAAACACGGAACATCGCGTGGGACTTGTAGCCGCCAAGACCTCCCTGTCATTGCTCTTCATCGTGACGGCAATCCTGCAACCCCACCCCGTGCCGGACTATTACCATGTTCTCCTTTTCGGACTGGCGTTCTGCCTCATTGGCGATGTATTTCTGGCCCTGCCGCAAAAACGGATGTTTCTCCCGGGCCTCGTTTCGTTCCTGATCGGGCACGTATGCTATATTCTGGCGTTCTTGTATGTTGCTCACATCAACGCCTTCACCTACCTAGGGGCCATCATCACCTTTCCTGTCAGCGCCGGCATCTACCTGTATCTGCGTCCTCACCTGAACTCCATGAATCGCCCTGTCCTCGCATACGTGATCGTCATCTCCATCATGCTGTGCGGCGCCTGGTCCATTCTGGGAGACAGCGGCATCCTTCTTATGGGAAGAATCTCCATATTCATTGCAGCCGTGTGTTTCTATCTGTCCGATGTCTTTGTGGCCCGAGACCGTTTCGTAAAAAAGGAATACTTCAATCGAGTCGTGGGATTGCCTACCTACTACGTGGCTCAGTTCTTATTGGCGTTTTCAGTCGCCTGGATCGAACCCACGGCAATGGCGTGA
- a CDS encoding FAD-dependent oxidoreductase — MSENEVFDLIIVGGGPAGLTAGIYAMRAALRTVLIERGVPGGQVAITKEVENYPGFIEIGGLDLCDKFLQHAKWYDLEIVEKEAIATEAGIEYHSVRLSDGALLKAHAVILAAGGTARRLNVPGENENFGKGVSYCATCDGFFFREKTVAVVGGGDTALEDALYLSKITRKAYLIHRRDAFRGSRILQQRVFSEPRIEFIFNSVVTDLSAKV, encoded by the coding sequence ATGTCGGAAAACGAGGTTTTCGATTTAATCATTGTAGGCGGTGGGCCCGCAGGTTTAACGGCGGGGATCTACGCCATGCGCGCAGCCCTTAGAACCGTGTTGATCGAAAGGGGCGTCCCTGGCGGGCAGGTGGCCATTACTAAGGAGGTGGAGAATTACCCCGGTTTCATCGAGATCGGTGGCCTCGATCTTTGCGACAAGTTCCTGCAGCACGCCAAATGGTATGACCTCGAGATTGTAGAGAAGGAAGCCATCGCAACGGAGGCGGGGATCGAATACCATTCGGTGCGTCTTTCCGATGGCGCCCTATTGAAGGCCCATGCGGTCATCCTGGCCGCCGGAGGTACCGCTCGGAGGCTGAACGTCCCCGGTGAGAACGAGAACTTCGGCAAGGGTGTTTCCTACTGCGCGACATGCGATGGCTTCTTTTTCCGCGAGAAAACAGTGGCTGTCGTCGGAGGCGGAGATACAGCGTTAGAAGATGCCCTTTACCTTTCAAAGATCACCCGCAAAGCTTATCTCATCCATCGTCGTGATGCTTTTCGAGGCAGCCGTATCCTCCAGCAGCGTGTTTTCTCAGAACCTCGGATTGAATTCATATTCAATTCGGTCGTCACCGATCTGTCCGCGAAAGTGTAA
- a CDS encoding alpha/beta hydrolase codes for MDTENGKGEAGERSDRRGEFHFIDWGGSGPLAHFGHATGFCASTYTPLAERLRDRLHMVGMDDRGHGRTTAPADPRKLKDWRIFYRDLERFIERFGEPVIAMGHSRGAILSLLLAVKRPELIRALILIDPTLLPFAWMGPWYVARKLHLTRFVPIAARAAQRKADWPDGDTILTVYRSKYPFRTWENGFLEGYISGGTARNGKGGIHLTCAPAWESRCFSTYPHDLWGFAKRIKQPTLVIYGAESDVFGAPAVKRFEKKVPEAILRRVEGVGHFVPMERPDETAEAILSFLDESGLI; via the coding sequence ATGGATACGGAGAATGGCAAGGGGGAAGCGGGAGAACGATCGGATCGCCGGGGCGAGTTCCATTTCATCGATTGGGGTGGTTCCGGACCGTTGGCGCATTTCGGTCATGCCACCGGGTTTTGTGCTTCCACGTATACGCCGCTGGCGGAAAGGCTTCGGGACCGTTTGCACATGGTCGGCATGGATGATCGGGGACACGGAAGAACGACCGCGCCCGCGGACCCGAGAAAGCTGAAAGACTGGCGGATTTTTTACAGAGACCTGGAGCGGTTTATCGAGAGATTTGGCGAGCCGGTCATCGCCATGGGTCATTCCAGGGGCGCCATACTCTCGCTGCTTTTGGCGGTCAAACGCCCCGAGCTGATCCGGGCCCTGATCCTTATCGACCCCACCTTACTGCCGTTCGCCTGGATGGGGCCGTGGTACGTGGCCAGAAAGTTGCACCTGACCAGGTTCGTTCCCATAGCGGCACGGGCGGCTCAGAGGAAAGCCGATTGGCCCGACGGTGATACCATCCTGACCGTGTACAGGAGCAAGTACCCCTTCCGCACATGGGAAAACGGGTTCCTCGAAGGATATATTAGCGGAGGAACAGCGCGGAACGGGAAGGGCGGCATACATCTGACCTGTGCGCCGGCGTGGGAATCCCGATGTTTCTCGACCTATCCCCATGACCTCTGGGGATTTGCAAAGCGCATTAAGCAGCCCACCCTGGTCATCTATGGGGCCGAATCGGACGTTTTTGGGGCTCCGGCGGTCAAACGTTTCGAGAAGAAGGTCCCTGAAGCGATTTTGCGGCGAGTCGAAGGAGTGGGCCATTTTGTGCCCATGGAACGACCGGACGAAACGGCCGAAGCCATCCTATCGTTTCTCGATGAATCCGGATTGATCTAG
- a CDS encoding TVP38/TMEM64 family protein — MQDTKDQKRAVVKVVILTLFLAAAIYLVRFSPAKQYLTAQQLGLFLESVGLWAPLMFVFIYAAGVCLFLPGTLLTAMGAAVFGPYWGFLIVWIGAMIGTGLAFLIGRYLGRDFAASLIGDRLKRFDNAIERNGFATVLYLRLIYFPFTPMNFGMGLTKVRFWDYISGTALGIMVGTFIFTFFVGTIRDVWAGGRWEELLSWKIFLSLALFIFSFFIPKFLKMARASKEVESV; from the coding sequence ATGCAAGATACTAAAGATCAAAAGAGAGCCGTGGTAAAGGTGGTCATCCTGACCCTTTTCCTAGCAGCGGCGATTTACCTGGTCCGTTTTTCGCCTGCCAAGCAATACCTCACGGCTCAACAGCTTGGGCTGTTTCTGGAGTCAGTCGGCCTGTGGGCGCCGTTGATGTTCGTGTTCATTTACGCGGCCGGCGTGTGCCTTTTTCTTCCCGGCACTCTTCTGACGGCCATGGGGGCCGCCGTCTTCGGCCCATATTGGGGATTCCTTATCGTCTGGATAGGGGCCATGATCGGCACCGGCCTCGCCTTTCTGATCGGGCGCTACTTGGGACGGGACTTCGCCGCGTCCCTCATCGGCGATAGGCTGAAACGGTTTGATAACGCCATTGAACGCAACGGTTTTGCCACGGTTCTTTACCTGCGGCTGATCTATTTCCCTTTCACTCCCATGAATTTCGGCATGGGACTGACCAAAGTGCGTTTTTGGGATTACATTTCGGGGACGGCGCTAGGCATTATGGTTGGCACGTTTATTTTTACTTTCTTTGTGGGGACGATTAGGGACGTTTGGGCAGGCGGCCGCTGGGAGGAGCTATTGAGCTGGAAGATCTTTCTCTCGCTTGCCCTTTTCATTTTTTCCTTTTTCATTCCCAAGTTCCTGAAAATGGCAAGGGCGTCAAAAGAAGTCGAAAGCGTTTAA